In the genome of Hymenobacter taeanensis, one region contains:
- a CDS encoding PepSY-associated TM helix domain-containing protein has product MKIFFRNIHLYLSLVSGLIIAVVCLTGGVLVFEKELEQAWHPERYHVTSANSPRLPLQQLTGAVAAYKPGAKITGVKVYADPSRTVEFSLAGAPGGEKGDKKEGGRASQGPEARETPAAGNGVPRAEAGRREGGAEGKGEKGGKGGKGGEGGPGGPKVFVNPYTGAVTGELNYRETIFFTMMALHRGMVGGPIGKLIVGISTVMFLFIIATGLVLWWPATRKALQQRLKVKWSGGWKRVNHDLHIVLGFYSALFLFVFAFTGLAWSFEWFNKGIYAVTNSPMQRPEPPASTVPAAATVAAAPVQAVQGLPVASAAPLSPDAALQLVKQQVPEAESYALQLPKDLAGSIRVATLRRGASYENATDELFLDQYSGKVLSQQTYEQRSLGQRVRGMFKPVHTGAVFGWPSKIIALVVCLLGFTFPITGTILWLNRLRKANKKQRKQQNTVAAM; this is encoded by the coding sequence ATGAAAATCTTCTTTCGCAACATTCACCTCTACCTGAGCCTGGTTTCGGGGCTGATCATCGCCGTGGTGTGCCTCACGGGCGGTGTGCTGGTCTTTGAAAAGGAGCTGGAGCAGGCCTGGCACCCCGAGCGCTACCATGTAACGTCCGCTAACTCGCCGCGCTTACCCTTGCAGCAGCTAACGGGCGCCGTAGCCGCCTACAAGCCGGGCGCCAAAATCACGGGCGTGAAGGTATACGCTGACCCTAGCCGCACAGTAGAGTTTAGCCTGGCAGGCGCCCCCGGCGGTGAAAAAGGCGATAAGAAAGAAGGCGGCCGGGCCAGCCAGGGCCCCGAAGCCCGTGAAACTCCCGCTGCAGGCAATGGAGTGCCACGTGCAGAAGCTGGCCGCCGCGAAGGTGGCGCTGAAGGCAAGGGCGAAAAAGGTGGCAAGGGAGGTAAAGGGGGCGAAGGCGGCCCCGGTGGCCCTAAAGTTTTTGTGAACCCGTACACGGGCGCCGTAACCGGTGAGCTGAACTACCGCGAAACAATATTCTTTACCATGATGGCCCTGCACCGCGGCATGGTAGGCGGCCCCATCGGTAAGCTCATTGTAGGCATCAGTACCGTGATGTTCCTGTTCATTATTGCTACGGGCCTTGTGCTCTGGTGGCCTGCTACCCGTAAGGCATTGCAGCAGCGTCTCAAGGTGAAGTGGAGCGGGGGCTGGAAGCGCGTAAACCACGACCTGCACATTGTACTGGGCTTCTACTCGGCGCTGTTTCTGTTTGTATTTGCTTTTACTGGCCTGGCCTGGTCGTTTGAGTGGTTTAACAAGGGCATTTATGCCGTTACCAACTCGCCCATGCAGCGCCCCGAGCCACCCGCATCAACGGTGCCAGCCGCTGCTACGGTAGCTGCGGCGCCTGTGCAGGCCGTACAGGGCTTGCCCGTTGCCAGTGCGGCTCCCCTCTCCCCCGATGCGGCTTTGCAACTGGTGAAGCAACAGGTACCCGAGGCTGAATCCTATGCGCTGCAACTGCCCAAAGATCTGGCGGGCAGCATTAGGGTGGCTACTCTGCGCCGGGGTGCCAGCTACGAGAATGCTACCGATGAACTATTCCTGGATCAATACTCGGGCAAGGTGCTAAGCCAGCAAACGTATGAGCAGCGTAGCCTGGGCCAACGCGTGCGCGGCATGTTCAAGCCGGTGCACACAGGGGCGGTGTTTGGCTGGCCTTCCAAAATTATTGCACTGGTAGTGTGCTTACTGGGCTTCACTTTCCCTATCACGGGCACCATATTGTGGCTCAACCGCCTGCGCAAAGCCAACAAAAAGCAGCGCAAGCAGCAGAATACTGTTGCGGCCATGTAA
- a CDS encoding TonB-dependent receptor: MPRPFPLLLLLSVPLAGVAAAPATTPDGSSTLHLAHGDGDDIAQRGRVIGRVTNAAGEAVEGVTVALKGTTYGATTSTDGSFRLSVPAGNYQLVISSMGYASQEFAVTVTAGETLTLAPFALAQSAQQLKEVTVTGNKSLNERPTGVSKMAIAPLDLPQSVVTIKQETLEQQQVLRLSDAIVNVSGIYVTSTTGGTQEELGSRGFAYGSNNTFKNGVRFNNGIMPEASSLESLEVLKGSAAILYGNVAAGGVLNLVTKKPRFEQGGSLGLRVGSYGFWKPMVDVYGAVGQSDKVAYRINGTYEQGNSYRDEVKSDRFYVNPSLLFKLTPKTTLVLEGDYLRDNRTPDFGIGAINYEIQESRSRFLNVAGASNATTQTSTTATITSQLNNTWQVRGVAGFQRYDNELRSATRPTAVVGTAGPNYANLTRGLQRTQTAENYYLAQLDLTGNFRTGFLSHTLLVGADADQYETNTLAYTNPASTTKANTAVSTYDIINLLDPTKTIAQPTERLSGFNDLVRNTLTIGNTRRAGFYAQDLLSVSEKVKVLAGLRWTYQETPSNVYYYSSVTNINNKTAGTYAENRRFDNAFSPRLGLVYQPVKTTSLFASYSNSFQPNTGQDASGKSLAPSTFDQFEAGIKNDLFNGALSANVTAYRIVNSNLAQTYLGPVLGADGQPVVGSNGQTVTNLNTNVKELAGEVTSKGVEVDIQTKPMMGFSLIAGYSYNHTAYTKSNIYENGSRLRYNPAHTANLSLFYNFGTAFGENAFLRGLTAGVTSYYVGDKLAGRNTRLYDPTKGPGQPFTDTFKLISIPNYTLFDASLGYSYERFSVRVKMSNILNELSYNLHDDNSVNPIAPRTFSATLGYKL, from the coding sequence ATGCCCCGACCTTTCCCCCTTCTGCTCCTTCTTTCCGTGCCACTTGCTGGTGTTGCTGCGGCTCCAGCAACCACCCCCGATGGCTCCTCTACCTTACATTTGGCGCACGGTGATGGAGATGATATAGCACAGCGGGGTCGGGTGATTGGCCGGGTAACGAATGCAGCAGGTGAGGCAGTAGAGGGTGTAACAGTTGCGTTGAAAGGCACAACCTACGGTGCTACCACCAGTACTGATGGCAGCTTCCGGCTTTCCGTTCCGGCCGGTAACTACCAGTTGGTTATCAGCAGCATGGGCTATGCCTCGCAGGAGTTTGCCGTAACGGTAACGGCCGGCGAAACCCTGACGCTAGCTCCTTTTGCGCTGGCGCAAAGCGCCCAACAGTTAAAAGAGGTAACGGTTACCGGCAACAAGAGCCTGAATGAGCGGCCCACGGGCGTTAGCAAAATGGCTATTGCCCCGCTTGATTTACCCCAGAGTGTGGTAACCATTAAGCAAGAAACATTGGAGCAGCAGCAGGTGCTGCGCCTCAGCGACGCCATTGTGAACGTAAGCGGCATTTACGTAACCAGCACCACCGGCGGCACGCAGGAAGAACTGGGCAGCCGGGGCTTTGCTTACGGCAGCAATAACACCTTCAAAAATGGGGTGCGCTTCAACAACGGCATCATGCCCGAAGCCAGCTCTCTGGAAAGCCTGGAAGTGCTGAAAGGCAGCGCCGCCATCTTATACGGCAACGTAGCGGCGGGCGGGGTGCTGAACCTCGTAACCAAAAAGCCCCGCTTTGAGCAGGGCGGCTCCCTGGGCTTGCGCGTAGGCAGCTACGGCTTCTGGAAACCTATGGTGGATGTGTACGGCGCCGTAGGCCAGAGCGATAAGGTGGCCTACCGCATCAACGGCACCTACGAGCAGGGCAACAGCTACCGCGACGAGGTGAAGTCGGACCGCTTTTACGTGAATCCTTCACTGCTCTTCAAGCTCACGCCCAAAACTACTCTGGTGCTGGAGGGCGACTACCTGCGCGACAACCGCACGCCCGACTTTGGTATCGGGGCTATTAACTACGAAATTCAGGAGTCGCGCAGCCGCTTCTTGAACGTGGCAGGTGCCAGCAACGCCACCACCCAAACCAGCACTACGGCTACCATCACCAGCCAGCTAAATAATACCTGGCAGGTACGTGGTGTGGCAGGCTTTCAGCGCTATGATAATGAGTTGCGCAGCGCAACCCGCCCCACCGCGGTAGTTGGCACGGCGGGCCCCAACTATGCCAACCTCACCCGCGGCCTGCAGCGCACCCAGACGGCTGAGAACTATTACCTGGCCCAGCTTGACCTGACAGGCAACTTCCGCACGGGCTTCCTAAGCCACACCCTACTAGTAGGCGCCGACGCTGATCAGTACGAAACCAACACCCTGGCCTACACTAACCCCGCTTCTACTACCAAGGCCAACACGGCGGTTTCAACCTACGACATCATTAACCTACTGGACCCCACCAAAACCATTGCCCAGCCCACTGAGCGGCTTTCAGGATTCAATGATCTGGTGCGCAACACCCTCACCATAGGCAACACCCGCCGGGCAGGCTTTTACGCGCAGGACCTGCTCAGCGTAAGTGAGAAAGTGAAAGTACTGGCCGGCCTGCGCTGGACGTACCAGGAAACCCCCAGCAACGTTTACTATTACAGTAGCGTCACGAACATTAACAACAAAACGGCCGGCACCTACGCAGAAAACCGCCGCTTCGATAACGCCTTCTCGCCGCGTTTGGGCCTAGTGTACCAGCCGGTTAAAACTACCTCTTTGTTTGCCTCTTACTCCAACTCCTTCCAGCCCAACACTGGTCAGGATGCGAGCGGCAAATCCCTGGCGCCATCTACCTTCGACCAGTTCGAGGCCGGCATTAAGAACGACCTGTTCAACGGGGCCCTGTCGGCTAACGTAACGGCTTACCGCATTGTGAACAGCAACCTGGCACAAACCTATTTGGGCCCGGTGCTGGGAGCCGATGGGCAGCCGGTAGTAGGCTCAAACGGCCAGACTGTTACCAACCTGAACACAAACGTGAAGGAGCTGGCGGGAGAAGTAACCAGCAAAGGCGTAGAGGTAGACATCCAGACCAAGCCCATGATGGGCTTCTCTCTGATTGCCGGCTACAGCTACAATCATACTGCTTACACCAAGAGCAACATTTACGAGAACGGCAGCCGCCTGCGCTATAACCCTGCCCACACGGCTAACCTGAGCCTGTTCTATAACTTTGGCACTGCTTTCGGCGAAAACGCTTTCCTGCGTGGCCTCACGGCCGGAGTTACCAGCTACTACGTGGGCGACAAGCTAGCGGGCCGCAACACCCGCTTGTATGACCCCACTAAAGGCCCCGGCCAGCCTTTCACGGACACCTTTAAGCTCATCAGCATTCCAAACTACACCTTGTTTGATGCTTCTCTGGGCTACAGCTACGAGCGGTTCTCGGTGCGGGTAAAAATGTCTAACATCCTCAACGAGCTTAGCTATAACCTCCACGACGACAACAGCGTGAACCCCATTGCTCCGCGCACCTTCTCGGCTACGCTGGGCTACAAGCTGTAA
- a CDS encoding bile acid:sodium symporter family protein yields the protein MPQPTQSSVAPLPPAPSGNRFLNLLRRAGLLDWFLLGLAGVVLLAYLIPEVGSKASPIPWKVLTTAGVALIFFFYGLRLSLAKLTAGLRNWRLHVVVQLTTFVVFPVLALALRPLFVGQAAGMWPSVFFLCTLPSTVSTSVVMVSIARGNLPAAIFNASISSLLGIVLTPLWASLFLNTSAEGGNLWHLAIDLLWQVVLPVVVGVLLNGRFGGFAEQHKGSLRISDQVVILLIVFTAFCESFAEGIFRSYEPHDIALLALGMVVLYFLIFGLVWALSRLLGFSHADRTVALFCGSKKSLVHGSVMASLLFPGMAATGLLLLPLMLYHALQIILASMMAQHMGRQAEAAEVAAQLEA from the coding sequence ATGCCCCAGCCTACTCAGTCGTCAGTAGCTCCTCTACCACCGGCGCCTTCGGGCAACCGTTTCCTGAACCTACTCCGCCGGGCAGGACTACTCGATTGGTTTCTGCTTGGCCTAGCTGGAGTAGTGCTGCTGGCCTACCTGATTCCGGAGGTGGGCAGCAAGGCCAGCCCCATACCCTGGAAGGTACTTACGACGGCGGGCGTAGCGCTCATCTTCTTCTTCTATGGCCTGCGCCTAAGCCTGGCTAAACTCACGGCGGGTCTCCGCAATTGGCGCCTGCACGTAGTGGTGCAGCTTACCACGTTTGTGGTGTTTCCGGTGCTGGCGCTGGCGTTACGGCCCTTGTTTGTGGGGCAAGCGGCCGGCATGTGGCCTAGCGTGTTCTTCTTGTGTACCCTACCCAGCACCGTTTCTACCTCGGTGGTAATGGTAAGTATTGCCCGCGGCAATCTTCCGGCGGCCATCTTTAACGCCAGTATTTCCAGTCTGCTGGGCATTGTGCTTACGCCACTCTGGGCGAGCCTCTTCCTGAATACCTCCGCAGAAGGAGGCAACCTTTGGCACCTGGCCATTGATTTGCTGTGGCAAGTGGTACTACCGGTAGTAGTGGGGGTGCTGTTAAACGGGCGCTTCGGAGGCTTTGCAGAGCAGCACAAAGGCTCCTTACGCATCTCCGACCAAGTAGTGATTCTGCTGATTGTGTTTACTGCCTTTTGTGAGTCCTTCGCGGAGGGCATCTTCCGTAGCTATGAGCCCCATGATATTGCGCTACTTGCCCTGGGTATGGTGGTGCTGTACTTCTTAATATTTGGACTGGTGTGGGCACTGAGCCGGCTGCTGGGCTTTTCCCACGCCGACCGTACAGTAGCGCTGTTTTGCGGCTCTAAGAAGTCGTTGGTGCACGGTAGCGTGATGGCCAGCCTGCTGTTTCCGGGTATGGCGGCCACGGGTTTGCTGCTGCTGCCCC
- a CDS encoding DUF3861 domain-containing protein: MSKRQHEYRLTLEHQAASSPEQPLHEPLVLDFTNHDDLFAIVQRVQNANFLTSSQAAEMALGVKLLGNVLLSNREHPLFTELSQAFGEFVQKLKSHAQPKPE, translated from the coding sequence ATGAGCAAACGTCAGCACGAATATCGTCTTACCCTAGAGCACCAGGCAGCCAGCAGCCCAGAGCAGCCCTTGCACGAGCCTCTGGTGCTGGATTTCACCAACCATGATGATTTGTTTGCCATCGTGCAACGGGTGCAGAACGCTAATTTTCTCACCTCCAGCCAGGCTGCAGAAATGGCATTGGGCGTGAAGCTGCTGGGCAACGTATTACTGAGCAACCGCGAGCATCCGTTGTTCACGGAGCTCAGCCAGGCCTTTGGTGAGTTTGTGCAGAAACTTAAATCGCACGCGCAGCCCAAGCCGGAGTAA